In Triticum urartu cultivar G1812 chromosome 6, Tu2.1, whole genome shotgun sequence, the following proteins share a genomic window:
- the LOC125515607 gene encoding uncharacterized protein LOC125515607, producing the protein MASRTTFADALAAARPYLRGEEDQCGDPALPALTAVLRAAGAGECWHKHGTFLAHLLEVYRILRLWGAPDAVARCGLYHSAYSNSYVNLAIFEPDVGRARVAAVVGDEAERLVHLFCVVPRQQLVHDDLLFHYDDGELVADLARSEESLRDARRGVFNDDEPWRRKIQRLLPADGITVKHIRTGEDVALSRRVAATFLMMTMADFSDQLFDWQDRLFDNANGRLEYRGNTWTSLWPGTGKPGLWTTSISRMGVLYSLIVREEEIYIAHRAHTTGKEGDDSATRDEDIALVIPPVFDGFTKVLDADDQKAARDLYWEAVCSDEEATDRSKVEELLRQSVAKNPFVGEPRLVLAQMCLNAEMYEEAQEQAEEGLKLLLEWGSSWDKRMPWEGWVSWGRAMLTKAKEKDWPHTSFGILSLGLVK; encoded by the exons ATGGCGTCACGCACCACCTTCGCCGACGCGCTGGCAGCCGCGCGCCCGTACCTGCGGGGCGaggaggaccagtgcggcgaccCGGCCCTGCCGGCCCTCACCGCCGTGCTGCGCGCCGCGGGCGCCGGCGAGTGCTGGCACAAGCACGGCACCTTCCTCGCCCACCTGCTCGAGGTCTACCGGATCCTGCGCCTCTGGGGCGCGCCCGACGCCGTCGCGCGCTGCGGCCTCTACCACTCCGCCTACTCCAACTCCTACGTCAACCTCGCCATCTTCGAGCCCGACGTCGGCCGCGCCCGCGTCGCCGCCGTCGTCGGGGACGAGGCGGAGCGGCTCGTACACCTCTTCTGCGTCGTCCCGCGCCAGCAGCTCGTCCACGACGACCTGCTCTTCCACTACGACGATGGTGAGCTCGTCGCCGACCTGGCCCGCTCCGAGGAGTCCCTCCGGGACGCCCGCCGCGGCGTGTTCAACGACGACGAGCCCTGGCGCCGCAAGATCCAGCGCCTCCTCCCCGCCGACGGAATCACCGTCAAGCACATCAG GACTGGTGAGGATGTGGCTCTCTCTAGGCGGGTAGCGGCGACATTCCTCATGATGACAATGGCAGACTTCAGCGACCAGCTTTTTGACTGGCAGGACCGCCTCTTTGACAACGCCAACGGCCGCCTTGAGTACCGAGGCAACACCTGGACGTCACTGTGGCCTGGCACAGGCAAGCCCGGCCTTTGGACCACGTCCATCTCCCGCATGGGTGTGCTCTACAGCCTAATTGTTCGcgaggaggagatatacatagcTCACCGAGCACACACCACCGGCAAGGAAGGCGACGACTCTGCCACACGCGACGAGGACATCGCCCTGGTGATCCCTCCGGTGTTCGATGGCTTCACGAAGGTCCTGGACGCCGACGACCAGAAGGCGGCGCGAGACCTCTACTGGGAGGCGGTGTGCAGCGACGAGGAGGCGACGGACCGGTCCAAAGTGGAGGAGCTGCTCCGGCAGAGCGTCGCCAAGAACCCGTTCGTGGGGGAGCCACGGCTGGTGCTTGCGCAGATGTGCCTGAACGCGGAGATGTACGAGGAGGCACAGGAGCAGGCGGAGGAAGGGCTGAAGCTGCTGCTGGAGTGGGGGAGCAGCTGGGACAAGAGGATGCCATGGGAGGGGTGGGTGTCCTGGGGCAGAGCCATGCTGACAAAGGCCAAGGAAAAGGATTGGCCCCATACCTCCTTCGGCATCCTCAGCCTAGGCCTGGTCAAGTAG